In Blattabacterium cuenoti, the genomic window TAAAAAACAATTTTTTGGAAAAAAGAATTCAAACAATACAAGGATATTCAAACAATATTCCGTTCAAAAATGAAACTTTTGATATAGTAACTATTGGTTTTGGAATTAGAAATTTCCAATATATTCATCACTCTGTTAAAGAAATATATAGAATTCTAAAACCTTCAGGTATTTTAGCCATTTTAGAATTTTCCAAACCTTCCAATTTTTGGATAAGAAAAATTTATTATTTTTATTTATTTTTTATAAAAAAAATCGGAAATTTTATATCAAAAAACCATTTTGCCTACAGTTATTTAAAGGAATCTATATTATCTTTTCCCTATTGCAACAAAAAAATGAATAATCTTTTAAAATATCATAAATTAAATCCGATTTATACACAAAAATTAACTTTTGGAATTGTTTCTCTTTACTTAGCCAAAAAAAATAAATGATACAATTTTTTAATATTTAACTAATATATTTTTTCGTAATGATAAAGTATTTATCTGGATATTTTACATCTGCTTTTCTTAAAAGAAGAATTAAAAATATAGAGTTTTTTATGCGTTATCCAATAGAAATACAAAATCAATTAATAAATCAATTAATTTGGTATGCAAAAGATACCGAATTTGGAAAAAAATATGGATTTCGTGAAATTAAAAAGTATCAACAATTCTCTGAAAGAATACCCATATGTAAATATTCCGATTTACAATATAATATTAAAAGAATTCGTAAAGGAGAAAGAAATATATTATGGCCAGGAGAAGTTAAATGGTTTGCCAGATCATCTGGGACAACTAACAGTAGAAGTAAATACATTCCTGTAACCAAATTATCTATGAATAAATGTCATTACAAAGCAGGAAAAGATATGTTATCTATCTACATTCATAATCATCCCAAAACAAAAATATTTTTTGGAAAAACGGTTCGTTTAGGTGGAAGTTATGAATTACATAGAAAATATAATACGTTTTATGGGGATTTATCTTCCATTTTGATTAAAAACATGCCTTTTTGGGCTGAAAATATTTGTGTACCTAGTAAAAAAATAGCTTTAATGAGTGAGTGGGAAAGAAAATTAGAAAATATAGTAAAAAATACAGGATATCAAGATGTTAGAATTTTATTAGGTGTTTGTTCTTGGTTATTGATTTTTTTGAAAAAATTATTAAAAGAATTTGACAAAAAAAAAATAAATGAAATATGGCCTAATATAGAAGTTATATTTCATGGAGGGGTAAGTTTAAAACCTTATATTTATCAATATCAAAAATTGTTCGATACATCTATTAACTATTATGATGTGTATAGTGCTTCAGAAGGTTTTTTTGCTGTACAAGATCAAAAAAATGTTGAAGATCTTTTATTATTATTAAATCATGGGATATTTTATGAATTTATTCCTACAGAAGAAATAAACAATACAGATCCTAAAATATTTACTATTGATAAGGTAGAATTAAATAAAAATTATGCACTTGTTATTTCTACTAATGCAGGACTATGGAGATATATAGTTGGAGATACTGTAAAGTTTACTAGTTTATCTCCATATAGAATTTCTATTTCAGGAAG contains:
- a CDS encoding GH3 auxin-responsive promoter family protein, which encodes MIKYLSGYFTSAFLKRRIKNIEFFMRYPIEIQNQLINQLIWYAKDTEFGKKYGFREIKKYQQFSERIPICKYSDLQYNIKRIRKGERNILWPGEVKWFARSSGTTNSRSKYIPVTKLSMNKCHYKAGKDMLSIYIHNHPKTKIFFGKTVRLGGSYELHRKYNTFYGDLSSILIKNMPFWAENICVPSKKIALMSEWERKLENIVKNTGYQDVRILLGVCSWLLIFLKKLLKEFDKKKINEIWPNIEVIFHGGVSLKPYIYQYQKLFDTSINYYDVYSASEGFFAVQDQKNVEDLLLLLNHGIFYEFIPTEEINNTDPKIFTIDKVELNKNYALVISTNAGLWRYIVGDTVKFTSLSPYRISISGRTTHYINSFGEELIVENAEKALNKTCMKTNSIIHEYTAGPIYMNQKNSGAHEWIIEFKKCPKNLCDFRNILDNELKSLNSDYEIKRYKNIILGPPIIYVARNGLFYDWLKKHKKLGGQNKVPRLSNDRRYIDSILKMEKNRN
- the ubiE gene encoding bifunctional demethylmenaquinone methyltransferase/2-methoxy-6-polyprenyl-1,4-benzoquinol methylase UbiE; this translates as MNKYSLSSKEGKLKNMFDHIANKYDLINHISSFGIDFIWRKKVIHLLYKFSFRKKKIKKILDLATGTGDLAILLAKKFKYPYIIGLDPSDKMLKIAEKKIKNNFLEKRIQTIQGYSNNIPFKNETFDIVTIGFGIRNFQYIHHSVKEIYRILKPSGILAILEFSKPSNFWIRKIYYFYLFFIKKIGNFISKNHFAYSYLKESILSFPYCNKKMNNLLKYHKLNPIYTQKLTFGIVSLYLAKKNK